A DNA window from Pyrus communis chromosome 3, drPyrComm1.1, whole genome shotgun sequence contains the following coding sequences:
- the LOC137728406 gene encoding photosystem II reaction center W protein, chloroplastic-like has product MENVIPPLPSLARKGRVSCSMEGKKESNLNMAKGASLAAAAMTVIMSSPAMALVDERLSTEGIGYPFGLSNNLLGWILFGVFGLIWAFYFIYTSSLEEDEESGLSP; this is encoded by the exons atggag AATGTGATTCCGCCTTTGCCGTCACTTGCAAGAAAGGGACGGGTGAGCTGCTCTATGGAAGGAAAAAAGGAGAGCAACTTAAACATGGCCAAGGGTGCATCTTTGGCCGCGGCAGCCATGACGGTGATCATGTCAAGTCCCGCCATGGCTTTGGTGGACGAGAGATTGAGTACCGAGGGGATAGGGTATCCGTTCGGATTGAGCAACAACCTTCTTGGTTGGATCCTCTTTGGGGTGTTTGGTCTCATCTGGGCATTCTACTTTATCTATACTTCCTCCCTTGAAGAGGATGAAGAGTCGGGACTGTCCCCCTAA
- the LOC137729428 gene encoding photosystem II reaction center W protein, chloroplastic-like translates to MATITASTAASSVVRASLVHKPSAGAPSSTVLALPSLARKGRVSCSMEGKKESNSNMAKGGSLAAAAMAATMSSPAMALVDDRLSTEGTGLPFGLSNNLLGWILFGVFGLIWALYFTYTSSLEEDEESGLSL, encoded by the exons ATGGCAACCATTACTGCTAGCACTGCAGCCTCGTCTGTCGTTAGGGCAAGCCTTGTGCACAAGCCATCTGCTGGGGCTCCATCCTCAACTGTTTTGG CTTTGCCGTCACTTGCGAGAAAGGGAAGAGTGAGCTGCTCTATGGAAGGAAAGAAGGAGAGCAACTCAAACATGGCCAAGGGTGGATCTTTGGCGGCCGCAGCTATGGCGGCGACCATGTCAAGCCCCGCTATGGCTTTGGTGGACGACAGATTGAGCACCGAGGGAACAGGGCTTCCGTTCGGATTGAGCAACAACCTTCTTGGTTGGATCCTCTTTGGGGTGTTTGGTCTCATCTGGGCACTCTACTTTACCTATACTTCCTCCCTTGAAGAGGACGAAGAGTCGGGACTGTCCCTCTAA